One Oryza glaberrima chromosome 10, OglaRS2, whole genome shotgun sequence DNA segment encodes these proteins:
- the LOC127786337 gene encoding uncharacterized protein LOC127786337, whose amino-acid sequence MAACRCSSRRSRLSLQLPPPCLLIVLVAAAAMVAAAATGARAAWVDYPSGVPCGETIPVEQCDPGDAAANSACMDVCHYGGCRRGGECVSLGFGRGRGCHCKC is encoded by the exons ATGGCCGCGTGCAGGtgcagcagccgccgcagccgcctctcCCTGCAGCTGCCTCCTCCGTGCTTGCtcatcgtcctcgtcgccg cggcggcgatggtggcggcggcggcgacgggggcgagGGCGGCGTGGGTGGACTACCCGTCGGGGGTGCCGTGCGGGGAGACGATCCCGGTGGAGCAGTGCGAcccgggcgacgcggcggcgaacaGCGCGTGCATGGACGTGTGCCACTACGGCGGatgccggcgcggcggcgagtgcGTCTCCCTCGGCTTCGGCCGCGGCCGGGGATGCCACTGCAAGTGCTAG
- the LOC127786335 gene encoding sphingoid long-chain bases kinase 1-like codes for MEIQKSDHHEQNLTSPRGLIHKVLRRTSSRRSPTAADHNPSPVFLETSNSKFLKQKDIDDAIKDPEKAGTHDNRIEDEKSDLLGYEICSGKLTLDNKAKSASGEQSGSGSSSNCFDARLTTEALVWGSNILKLEDIVSVSYHSGLRHFTVHACPLEKRSSGLSCFMKPRKIQKDLRFLSTSPHEAFRWVNGFADQQCYVNLLPHPMASSKKHSSELIPFDNMFDPCVKCRSPPKILVILNPRSGHGRSSKVFHGKVEPIFKLAGFKMEVVKTTHAGHAKSLVSTIDFSTCPDGIVCVGGDGIVNEVLNGLLCRDDQNVAVSVPIGIIPAGSDNSLVWTVLGVKDPISAAMSIVRGGFTPIDVFAVEWIQSGTIHFGTTVSYFGFVSDVLELSERYQKRFGPLRYFVAGFLKFLCLPKYSFELEYLPISDGGGGEHKIVEGQDKVDASDLYDDVVRRSRVECLPRASSLSSIDSIMSTGIMSGGDLEVSSPHANNEPSELVRALDPKSKRLSLGRTSTFKEPEEVIHPQAHVSSTPNWRRSKSKSRTEKAWPGSGATNDANSSRGTTTHDKEDASSTISDPGPVWDSGPKWDDEPKWDNQPNWEPETPIDLPGPLDDIELGLTKELVPSLDERWTVRKGRYLGVLVCNHSCKTVQSLSSQVIAPKAEYDDNCLDLLLVGGSGRLRLLKFLVLLQFGKHISLPNVEYLKVKSVRLKAGPNTHDGCGIDGELLHVKGQVRCSLLPQQCRLIGRPAKNPVQ; via the exons ATGGAAATTCAGAAGTCTGATCATCATGAGCAGAATCTTACTTCACCAAGAGGGCTAATCCATAAAGTGCTGCGTCGCACAAGTAGCAGGCGTTCTCCAACTGCAGCAGACCATAACCCTTCTCCTGTATTCCTGGAGAcaagcaattcaaaattcttAAAGCAAAAGGATATTGATGATGCCATCAAGGATCCAGAGAAGGCAGGCACACACGACAACAGAATTGAAGATGAGAAGTCTGATTTGTTAGGGTATGAAATTTGTTCTGGGAAGCTTACATTGGATAACAAAGCCAAAAGTGCATCAGGTGAACAGTCTGGATCAGGGTCCAGTAGCAATTGCTTTGATGCTAGACTCACTACTGAAGCCTTGGTATGGGGTTCTAATATCCTTAAGCTCGAGGACATTGTATCT GTATCATATCATTCCGGGCTCCGTCACTTCACTGTGCATGCATGCCCTCTTGAAAAAAGATCCAGTGGACTTTCCTGCTTTATGAAGCCTAGAAAAATTCAAAAGGACTTACGTTTCCTATCCACTTCTCCACACGAGGCTTTTCGGTGGGTTAATGGTTTTGCAGATCAACAATGCTATGTAAATCTATTACCTCACCCCATGGCATCTAGCAAGAAGCATTCATCTGAACTCATTccatttgataatatgtttgatCCATGTGTTAAATGCCGGTCTCCCCCAAAGATACTTGTCATCTTGAATCCTCGATCTGGACATGGTAGATCTAGCAAAGTTTTCCACGGAAAAGTGGAACCTATATTCAAG CTTGCAGGTTTCAAGATGGAAGTGGTCAAAACTACACATGCTGGTCATGCAAAATCTCTTGTATCAACAATAGATTTCAGTACCTGTCCAGATG GAATTGTATGTGTGGGTGGCGATGGGATTGTTAATGAG GTTCTCAATGGTCTCCTATGTAGAGATGATCAAAATGTGGCTGTATCTGTTCCAATTGGTATAATACCAGCAGGGTCCGATAACTCACTTGTTTGGACAGTATTGGGTGTTAAAGATCCGATTTCTGCAGCAATGTCAATTGTCAGG GGAGGTTTTACACCCATTGATGTTTTTGCCGTTGAATGGATTCAAAGTGGGACTATCCATTTTGGCACAACAGTCTCATATTTTGGTTTTGTTAGTGATG TTCTTGAACTCTCAGAGAGATACCAGAAGCGTTTTGGTCCTCTCCGTTACTTTGTAGCCGGTTTTCTGAAATTCTTGTGCTTGCCAAAGTATAGCTTTGAATTGGAGTATCTTCCAATAtcagatggtggtggtggtgagcatAAAATTGTGGAAGGGCAAGATAAAGTTGATGCATCAGACCTCTATGATGATGTAGTTCGGAGGTCGCGAGTAGAATGTCTACCTCGTGCCTCAAGTTTATCTAGCATTGATTCAATCATGTCTACAGGAATAATGTCAGGTGGAGATCTAGAGGTTTCGAGTCCACATGCTAATAATGAACCCTCTGAACTTGTTCGTGCACTTGACCCAAAATCAAAGCGCCTATCATTAGGGAGAACAAGTACTTTCAAAGAACCAGAAGAAGTGATCCATCCTCAGGCTCATGTTTCATCGACTCCCAACTGGCGTAGATCCAAATCGAAATCAAGGACAGAAAAGGCATGGCCAGGCTCGGGTGCTACAAATGATGCAAATTCCTCTCGTGGTACCACAACACATGACAAAGAAGACGCCTCCTCCACAATTTCAGATCCTGGGCCTGTGTGGGATTCAGGACCCAAGTGGGATGATGAGCCTAAATGGGATAATCAACCTAACTGGGAACCAGAGACTCCCATTGACTTACCTGGTCCATTGGATGATATTGAACTTGGTCTGACTAAGGAACTAGTCCCAAGCTTAGATGAAAGATGGACAGTTAGGAAGGGGCGGTATCTTGGTGTACTGGTATGCAACCATTCATGCAAGACTGTGCAGAGTTTAAGCTCTCAGGTTATTGCTCCTAAGGCTGAATACGATGACAATTGCCTGGACCTACTGTTGGTTGGTGGAAGTGGGAGGCTGAGGTTACTGAAATTTTTGGTGCTTTTGCAGTTTGGAAAGCATATTTCTCTTCCCAATGTGGAATATCTGAAG GTTAAGTCTGTGAGGCTCAAGGCTGGGCCCAACACACATGATGGATGTGGTATTGATGGTGAACTATTGCATGTCAAGGGGCAAGTTCGATGCAGTTTGCTGCCTCAGCAATGTCGATTAATCGGCAGGCCAGCCAAAAATCCTGTACAGTAG